Proteins encoded by one window of Cannabis sativa cultivar Pink pepper isolate KNU-18-1 chromosome 4, ASM2916894v1, whole genome shotgun sequence:
- the LOC115712466 gene encoding endoglucanase 24 has protein sequence MGVENQKKEEDQTKSKGWLWWLIVLVLASMVFAAAVLTLLKNFEHSNPSGPGVPDHPGPIVAEYANALGMAMQFFDIQKSGKLVDDRVWWRGDSGLQDGIGSDGMDLDLSKGMYDAGDLVKFGFPMAFTATILSWAILEYGDQMNSVNQLGYAQDSLKWITDYLINAHPSPNVLFIQVGDPSLDHKCWQRPEAMTEKRPTIQINTTFQGTEVAAETAAAMASASLVFKKINSSYSNLLLIHAQQLFTFADTYRGSYSVSFPQVKEFYNSTGYGDELLWAAAWLYHATRDESYLSYVTEINGQAFANWGSLSWFSWDDKHAGTQVLLSRINFFGGKEMTVTENVDLQMYRKTAEIIMCGLLPDSPTSTSSRTQNGLIWVIEWHSLQHSMASAFLAVLYSDYMLTSQTEMLYCDGKSFKPEDLRKFAMSQVDYVLGQNPMEMSYVVGYGSNFPQYVHHRGSSIPVDAETGCKDGFKWLYSPKPNPNEAIGALVGGPFFNDTYNDVRNNSMQTEPSTYNNALFVALLSGLVTTSSVVQSFS, from the exons ATGGGTGTGGAAAAtcagaagaaagaagaagaccAAACCAAGTCCAAGGGCTGGCTATGGTGGCTAATCGTGCTTGTACTAGCATCTATGGTGTTTGCTGCTGCTGTACTCACTCTTTTGAAGAATTTCGAACACTCCAACCCGAGTGGCCCCGGTGTACCTGATCACCCGGGTCCTATTGTTGCTGAGTATGCAAATGCTCTTGGAATGGCAATGCAATTCTTCGATATCCAAAAAT CTGGTAAGCTTGTGGATGACAGGGTTTGGTGGAGAGGTGATTCAGGGCTACAAGATGGGATTGGGAGTGATGGGATGGATTTGGATTTATCTAAGGGGATGTATGATGCTGGTGATCTTGTTAAGTTTGGATTTCCTATGGCTTTTACAGCAACAATTTTGTCTTGGGCAATTCTTGAATATGGTGATCAAATGAACTCTGTCAACCAATTGGGTTATGCTCAAGACTCTCTTAAGTGGATCACTGATTATCTTATCAATGCTCATCCTTCTCCCAATGTGCTCTTCATTCAG GTGGGTGATCCTAGTTTGGACCACAAGTGTTGGCAAAGACCAGAAGCCATGACAGAGAAAAGACCTACCATACAAATCAACACAACTTTTCAAGGAACAGAAGTTGCAGCAGAAACAGCAGCAGCAATGGCATCAGCTTCTCTTGTTTTCAAGAAAATCAACTCTTCTTACTCCAACTTGCTCCTCATACATGCCCAGCAGCTATTTACTTTTGCTGATACTTATCGGGGTTCATACAGCGTAAGCTTTCCACAAGTGAAGGAATTCTACAACTCAACAGGTTATGGTGACGAGCTGTTGTGGGCTGCAGCATGGTTATACCATGCAACTAGAGACGAGTCGTATCTCAGTTATGTAACTGAGATAAACGGGCAAGCATTCGCTAATTGGGGAAGTTTGAGTTGGTTTAGTTGGGATGATAAGCATGCTGGAACTCAG GTTCTCTTGTCTAGGATCAATTTTTTTGGTGGTAAAGAGATGACAGTTACAGAGAATGTTGATCTTCAGATGTATAGAAAGACTGCTGAAATTATCATGTGTGGACTTTTACCTGATTCACCAACATCTACATCCAGCAGAACACAAA ATGGTTTAATTTGGGTGATAGAGTGGCATTCTCTACAACACTCCATGGCTTCTGCATTTCTAGCTGTGCTTTACAGTGACTACATGCTCACATCCCAAACCGAAATGCTTTACTGCGATGGCAAATCGTTCAAGCCAGAAGATCTTCGGAAATTCGCCATGTCACAG GTGGATTATGTGTTGGGGCAAAATCCCATGGAGATGAGCTATGTTGTTGGATATGGTAGTAACTTTCCCCAATATGTTCACCACAGAGGATCTTCAATTCCAGTTGATGCAGAAACTGGTTGTAAGGATGGGTTTAAATGGCTATACTCACCAAAACCCAATCCAAATGAAGCTATTGGTGCACTTGTTGGTGGACCTTTTTTCAATGACACATATAATGATGTTAGGAACAATTCAATGCAAACTGAACCAAGTACTTACAACAATGCTCTCTTTGTGGCTCTTCTCTCTGGTTTGGTTACCACTTCTTCTGTGGTTCAATCTTTTTCATAG
- the LOC115714174 gene encoding RNA-binding protein involved in heterochromatin assembly dri1 isoform X1 has translation MGEGREGDWECNGCRNRNYAFRFFCNRCKQPRILVDNKTPADSKWLPRIGDWICSGCTNNNYASREKCKKCGQPKEVAAMPAIAMPGASLPTYSHYFARVQGGGGGVADQRMNVGLIGNGAFQQSLPLTSNWPVAGQPANTWSFGGNPNPGIPYANPTSQLLSVPKGWRNGDWLCTCGFHNYSSREQCKKCNAFPPGLGTKRLASEEFVHDWDNKRLNIGHTQGQHQSHLGFEPLVGAIGDSKPIAYTPYPNVSFDAAPSLQNPMQLPHQPTAPTLLGKGSAKQWREGDWMCKSCNNHNYASRSQCNRCKTERDGVTQSVDTS, from the exons atgggaGAAGGGAGAGAGGGGGACTGGGAATGTAATGGTTGCCGGAATAGGAACTACGCTTTCAGGTTTTTCTGTAATAGGTGTAAGCAACCTCGTATTCTCGTCGATAATAAGACCCCAGCTGATTCTAAATGGCTTCCTCGAATCGGCGATTGGATCTGCTCCG GTTGCACTAACAACAATTATGCATCAAGAGAAAAGTGCAAAAAGTGCGGGCAACCAAAGGAGGTAGCGGCAATGCCAGCGATTGCAATGCCTGGAGCTTCTCTCCCAACTTATTCGCATTATTTTGCCAGGGTccaaggaggaggaggaggagtagCAGATCAAAGAATGAATGTTGGATTAATAGGAAATGGCGCTTTTCAACAGTCTCTTCCTTTGACCTCTAATTGGCCTGTAGCAGGGCAGCCAGCTAATACTTGGTCCTTTGGTGGAAATCCTAATCCTGGAATTCCTTATGCGAATCCTACGAGTCAGCTTCTTTCGGTTCCCAAAGGATGGCGTAATGGTGATTGGTTATGTACCTGTGGTTTCCATAACTACTCTTCCCGTGAACAG TGCAAAAAATGCAATGCTTTTCCACCAG GACTCGGAACAAAGCGCTTAGCATCTGAGGAGTTTGTGCATGACTGGGACAACAAGAGGTTAAACATTGGACAT ACACAAGGGCAACATCAATCACACCTGGGTTTCGAGCCTCTGGTGGGTGCTATTGGTGACTCAAAACCTATAGCGTACACTCCCTATCCCAATGTAAGTTTCGATGCAGCTCCAAGTTTGCAAAACCCCATGCAATTGCCACACCAACCAACTGCTCCTACATTACTTGGTAAAGG CAGTGCGAAGCAATGGCGGGAAGGGGATTGGATGTGCAAAAGTTGCAACAATCATAATTATGCATCTCGATCGCAATGCAATAG ATGCAAAACAGAAAGAGACGGAGTAACACAGTCCGTCGATACCAGTTAG
- the LOC115714174 gene encoding RNA-binding protein involved in heterochromatin assembly dri1 isoform X2, which yields MGEGREGDWECNGCRNRNYAFRFFCNRCKQPRILVDNKTPADSKWLPRIGDWICSGCTNNNYASREKCKKCGQPKEVAAMPAIAMPGASLPTYSHYFARVQGGGGGVADQRMNVGLIGNGAFQQSLPLTSNWPVAGQPANTWSFGGNPNPGIPYANPTSQLLSVPKGWRNGDWLCTCGFHNYSSREQCKKCNAFPPGLGTKRLASEEFVHDWDNKRLNIGHTQGQHQSHLGFEPLVGAIGDSKPIAYTPYPNVSFDAAPSLQNPMQLPHQPTAPTLLGKGAKQWREGDWMCKSCNNHNYASRSQCNRCKTERDGVTQSVDTS from the exons atgggaGAAGGGAGAGAGGGGGACTGGGAATGTAATGGTTGCCGGAATAGGAACTACGCTTTCAGGTTTTTCTGTAATAGGTGTAAGCAACCTCGTATTCTCGTCGATAATAAGACCCCAGCTGATTCTAAATGGCTTCCTCGAATCGGCGATTGGATCTGCTCCG GTTGCACTAACAACAATTATGCATCAAGAGAAAAGTGCAAAAAGTGCGGGCAACCAAAGGAGGTAGCGGCAATGCCAGCGATTGCAATGCCTGGAGCTTCTCTCCCAACTTATTCGCATTATTTTGCCAGGGTccaaggaggaggaggaggagtagCAGATCAAAGAATGAATGTTGGATTAATAGGAAATGGCGCTTTTCAACAGTCTCTTCCTTTGACCTCTAATTGGCCTGTAGCAGGGCAGCCAGCTAATACTTGGTCCTTTGGTGGAAATCCTAATCCTGGAATTCCTTATGCGAATCCTACGAGTCAGCTTCTTTCGGTTCCCAAAGGATGGCGTAATGGTGATTGGTTATGTACCTGTGGTTTCCATAACTACTCTTCCCGTGAACAG TGCAAAAAATGCAATGCTTTTCCACCAG GACTCGGAACAAAGCGCTTAGCATCTGAGGAGTTTGTGCATGACTGGGACAACAAGAGGTTAAACATTGGACAT ACACAAGGGCAACATCAATCACACCTGGGTTTCGAGCCTCTGGTGGGTGCTATTGGTGACTCAAAACCTATAGCGTACACTCCCTATCCCAATGTAAGTTTCGATGCAGCTCCAAGTTTGCAAAACCCCATGCAATTGCCACACCAACCAACTGCTCCTACATTACTTGGTAAAGG TGCGAAGCAATGGCGGGAAGGGGATTGGATGTGCAAAAGTTGCAACAATCATAATTATGCATCTCGATCGCAATGCAATAG ATGCAAAACAGAAAGAGACGGAGTAACACAGTCCGTCGATACCAGTTAG
- the LOC115714174 gene encoding uncharacterized protein LOC115714174 isoform X5 → MASSNRRLDLLREKCKKCGQPKEVAAMPAIAMPGASLPTYSHYFARVQGGGGGVADQRMNVGLIGNGAFQQSLPLTSNWPVAGQPANTWSFGGNPNPGIPYANPTSQLLSVPKGWRNGDWLCTCGFHNYSSREQCKKCNAFPPGLGTKRLASEEFVHDWDNKRLNIGHTQGQHQSHLGFEPLVGAIGDSKPIAYTPYPNVSFDAAPSLQNPMQLPHQPTAPTLLGKGSAKQWREGDWMCKSCNNHNYASRSQCNRCKTERDGVTQSVDTS, encoded by the exons ATGGCTTCCTCGAATCGGCGATTGGATCTGCTCCG AGAAAAGTGCAAAAAGTGCGGGCAACCAAAGGAGGTAGCGGCAATGCCAGCGATTGCAATGCCTGGAGCTTCTCTCCCAACTTATTCGCATTATTTTGCCAGGGTccaaggaggaggaggaggagtagCAGATCAAAGAATGAATGTTGGATTAATAGGAAATGGCGCTTTTCAACAGTCTCTTCCTTTGACCTCTAATTGGCCTGTAGCAGGGCAGCCAGCTAATACTTGGTCCTTTGGTGGAAATCCTAATCCTGGAATTCCTTATGCGAATCCTACGAGTCAGCTTCTTTCGGTTCCCAAAGGATGGCGTAATGGTGATTGGTTATGTACCTGTGGTTTCCATAACTACTCTTCCCGTGAACAG TGCAAAAAATGCAATGCTTTTCCACCAG GACTCGGAACAAAGCGCTTAGCATCTGAGGAGTTTGTGCATGACTGGGACAACAAGAGGTTAAACATTGGACAT ACACAAGGGCAACATCAATCACACCTGGGTTTCGAGCCTCTGGTGGGTGCTATTGGTGACTCAAAACCTATAGCGTACACTCCCTATCCCAATGTAAGTTTCGATGCAGCTCCAAGTTTGCAAAACCCCATGCAATTGCCACACCAACCAACTGCTCCTACATTACTTGGTAAAGG CAGTGCGAAGCAATGGCGGGAAGGGGATTGGATGTGCAAAAGTTGCAACAATCATAATTATGCATCTCGATCGCAATGCAATAG ATGCAAAACAGAAAGAGACGGAGTAACACAGTCCGTCGATACCAGTTAG
- the LOC115714174 gene encoding uncharacterized protein LOC115714174 isoform X3 gives MANGSIGCTNNNYASREKCKKCGQPKEVAAMPAIAMPGASLPTYSHYFARVQGGGGGVADQRMNVGLIGNGAFQQSLPLTSNWPVAGQPANTWSFGGNPNPGIPYANPTSQLLSVPKGWRNGDWLCTCGFHNYSSREQCKKCNAFPPGLGTKRLASEEFVHDWDNKRLNIGHTQGQHQSHLGFEPLVGAIGDSKPIAYTPYPNVSFDAAPSLQNPMQLPHQPTAPTLLGKGSAKQWREGDWMCKSCNNHNYASRSQCNRCKTERDGVTQSVDTS, from the exons ATGGCAAATGGATCAATAGGTTGCACTAACAACAATTATGCATCAAGAGAAAAGTGCAAAAAGTGCGGGCAACCAAAGGAGGTAGCGGCAATGCCAGCGATTGCAATGCCTGGAGCTTCTCTCCCAACTTATTCGCATTATTTTGCCAGGGTccaaggaggaggaggaggagtagCAGATCAAAGAATGAATGTTGGATTAATAGGAAATGGCGCTTTTCAACAGTCTCTTCCTTTGACCTCTAATTGGCCTGTAGCAGGGCAGCCAGCTAATACTTGGTCCTTTGGTGGAAATCCTAATCCTGGAATTCCTTATGCGAATCCTACGAGTCAGCTTCTTTCGGTTCCCAAAGGATGGCGTAATGGTGATTGGTTATGTACCTGTGGTTTCCATAACTACTCTTCCCGTGAACAG TGCAAAAAATGCAATGCTTTTCCACCAG GACTCGGAACAAAGCGCTTAGCATCTGAGGAGTTTGTGCATGACTGGGACAACAAGAGGTTAAACATTGGACAT ACACAAGGGCAACATCAATCACACCTGGGTTTCGAGCCTCTGGTGGGTGCTATTGGTGACTCAAAACCTATAGCGTACACTCCCTATCCCAATGTAAGTTTCGATGCAGCTCCAAGTTTGCAAAACCCCATGCAATTGCCACACCAACCAACTGCTCCTACATTACTTGGTAAAGG CAGTGCGAAGCAATGGCGGGAAGGGGATTGGATGTGCAAAAGTTGCAACAATCATAATTATGCATCTCGATCGCAATGCAATAG ATGCAAAACAGAAAGAGACGGAGTAACACAGTCCGTCGATACCAGTTAG
- the LOC115714174 gene encoding uncharacterized protein LOC115714174 isoform X4: MANGSIGCTNNNYASREKCKKCGQPKEVAAMPAIAMPGASLPTYSHYFARVQGGGGGVADQRMNVGLIGNGAFQQSLPLTSNWPVAGQPANTWSFGGNPNPGIPYANPTSQLLSVPKGWRNGDWLCTCGFHNYSSREQCKKCNAFPPGLGTKRLASEEFVHDWDNKRLNIGHTQGQHQSHLGFEPLVGAIGDSKPIAYTPYPNVSFDAAPSLQNPMQLPHQPTAPTLLGKGAKQWREGDWMCKSCNNHNYASRSQCNRCKTERDGVTQSVDTS; the protein is encoded by the exons ATGGCAAATGGATCAATAGGTTGCACTAACAACAATTATGCATCAAGAGAAAAGTGCAAAAAGTGCGGGCAACCAAAGGAGGTAGCGGCAATGCCAGCGATTGCAATGCCTGGAGCTTCTCTCCCAACTTATTCGCATTATTTTGCCAGGGTccaaggaggaggaggaggagtagCAGATCAAAGAATGAATGTTGGATTAATAGGAAATGGCGCTTTTCAACAGTCTCTTCCTTTGACCTCTAATTGGCCTGTAGCAGGGCAGCCAGCTAATACTTGGTCCTTTGGTGGAAATCCTAATCCTGGAATTCCTTATGCGAATCCTACGAGTCAGCTTCTTTCGGTTCCCAAAGGATGGCGTAATGGTGATTGGTTATGTACCTGTGGTTTCCATAACTACTCTTCCCGTGAACAG TGCAAAAAATGCAATGCTTTTCCACCAG GACTCGGAACAAAGCGCTTAGCATCTGAGGAGTTTGTGCATGACTGGGACAACAAGAGGTTAAACATTGGACAT ACACAAGGGCAACATCAATCACACCTGGGTTTCGAGCCTCTGGTGGGTGCTATTGGTGACTCAAAACCTATAGCGTACACTCCCTATCCCAATGTAAGTTTCGATGCAGCTCCAAGTTTGCAAAACCCCATGCAATTGCCACACCAACCAACTGCTCCTACATTACTTGGTAAAGG TGCGAAGCAATGGCGGGAAGGGGATTGGATGTGCAAAAGTTGCAACAATCATAATTATGCATCTCGATCGCAATGCAATAG ATGCAAAACAGAAAGAGACGGAGTAACACAGTCCGTCGATACCAGTTAG
- the LOC115712007 gene encoding uncharacterized protein LOC115712007 has protein sequence MEPKLLNSLTRVPPLPTTLSLQNHRRLFSPHTRRTLRFTPINNSTSDDTTPAASSQITPPPETVEVRFRRRSSRRKSKKLREEGDGEEDERFAKTKKAVTPVVKKWEEMSLPEKAWELYVGEKGALYWLNKFAYASIFIVIGGWILFRFVGPSLNLYQLDSAPLSPGNLFKGS, from the coding sequence ATGGAACCCAAACTCCTCAACTCTCTCACCAGAGTTCCGCCATTGCCGACCACCTTATCTCTCCAAAACCACCGCCGACTATTCTCACCTCACACTCGCCGGACACTCAGATTCACTCCCATCAACAACTCCACCTCCGACGACACCACTCCGGCAGCGTCTTCGCAAATAACACCGCCTCCTGAAACAGTCGAGGTGAGATTCCGAAGGCGATCGTCGAGAAGGAAATCGAAGAAGCTTCGCGAGGAAGGTGATGGCGAAGAAGACGAAAGGTTTGCAAAGACGAAGAAGGCTGTTACTCCGGTGGTGAAGAAGTGGGAGGAGATGAGCTTGCCGGAGAAAGCTTGGGAGCTTTACGTGGGAGAGAAAGGAGCTTTGTATTGGCTTAATAAGTTTGCTTACGCTTCGATCTTTATCGTCATCGGAGGATGGATTCTGTTCAGGTTTGTTGGACCGTCGCTTAATCTTTATCAGTTGGATTCTGCTCCTCTTTCTCCTGGTAATTTGTTTAAGGGatcttga
- the LOC115712917 gene encoding RNA demethylase ALKBH9B: MADRRVEPADPFLVKYQPSELKIASEFLTTWLPFLSRDLCSSCTDVLSDRIRSLELEVGGDSELLQSDNLKLMEKTSDNQTENFDGNSIGSGKDKEDTNSLGSWKDGENGLSREGTSEPSSSRETHSPRMSWADMAQEDELEEDGGEDDDCDVEGEDDQESSSKRVVNVNSSTGNLRISKVIEKPKLSREQREYIRFTSVQRKKDFICLERIKGKLVNIVDGLELHSGIFSAAEQKRIVNYVYMLEEKGRRGELRERTFTAPQKWMRGKGRVTIQFGCCYNYATDRKGNPPGILSNENVDPLPDLFKVIIRRLVKWHVLPPTCVPDSCIVNIYDEGDCIPPHIDNHDFVRPFCTVSFLSEWKMIFGSNLKIAGPGEFDGPYSIPLPMGSVLVLNGNGADVAKHCVPAVPAKRISITFRRMDESKRPNDYAPEPDLEGIVPLPYDVAAEKTNGPKVVDHPRKRYSDRRGNHNNMAARGSAGRGDVSQHSEYHNPIWGQRGPANWRRSG; this comes from the exons ATGGCCGATCGCCGAGTCGAACCGGCCGACCCTTTTCTCGTCAAGTACCAACCTTCAGAGTTAAAAATCGCTTCCGAGTTTCTCACAACTTGGCTTCCTTTTCTCTCTAGAGATCTTTGCAGTAGTTGCACCGACGTCCTCTCTGATCGAATTCGCTCTCTTGAATTAG AGGTTGGCGGTGATTCAGAATTATTACAATCGGATAATTTGAAATTGATGGAAAAGACTAGTGATAATCAAACGGAAAATTTTGATGGGAATTCAATAGGGAGTGGGAAAGATAAGGAGGATACTAATTCATTGGGTAGTTGGAAAGATGGGGAGAATGGATTATCAAGGGAAGGGACTAGTGAGCCTTCTTCTTCTAGGGAGACTCATAGTCCTCGAATGTCTTGGGCTGACATGGCACAAGAGGATGAACTTGAAGAAGATGGTGGGGAAGATGATGATTGTGATGTTGAAGGAGAGGATGATCAAGAATCGAGTAGTAAGCGAGTGGTTAATGTTAATTCTTCAACTGGAAATCTGAGGATATCTAAGGTGATTGAAAAGCCCAAGCTGTCTAGGGAGCAGAGGGAGTACATTAGGTTCACGAGTGTACAGAGGAAGAAGGATTTTATCTGTTTGGAGAGGATCAAAGGAAAATTAGTTAACATTGTTGATGGGCTTGAACTCCACTCTGGGATTTTCAGTGCTGCAGAACAAAAGAGGATAGTAAATTATGTTTACATGCTTGAGGAGAAAGGCAGAAGGGGAGAACTCAGAG AGCGTACTTTTACTGCTCCTCAAAAGTGGATGAGGGGAAAGGGACGTGTCACCATTCAGTTTGGGTGCTGCTACAACTATGCAACG GATAGAAAGGGTAATCCTCCTGGGATTCTCTCAAATGAAAATGTAGATCCACTACCTGATCTTTTCAAGGTCATTATAAGGAGGCTAGTGAAGTGGCATGTACTTCCCCCAACTTGTGTACCGGACAGTTGCATTGTGAACATCTATGACGAGGGGGACTGCATACCTCCTCATATTGACAATCATGACTTTGTTCGACCGTTCTGTACAGTATCATTTCTTAGTGAATGGAAGATGATTTTTGGATCAAACTTGAAAATTGCTGGTCCCGGTGAGTTTGATGGGCCATATTCAATTCCTCTGCCGATGGG ATCTGTTCTTGTTCTGAATGGAAATGGAGCCGATGTTGCTAAGCATTGTGTGCCTGCAGTACCAGCAAAGAG GATATCTATAACATTTAGAAGAATGGATGAATCAAAACGACCAAATGACTATGCCCCGGAACCTGATTTGGAAGGAATTGTCCCATTGCCTTATGATGTTGCTGCCGAGAAGACAAATGGTCCTAAAGTAGTGGACCACCCCAGAAAGAGATATTCAGACAGAAGAGGAAATCACAATAACATGGCTGCAAGGGGGTCTGCTGGGAGAGGCGATGTATCCCAACATTCGGAATATCACAACCCAATTTGGGGTCAACGAGGACCAGCAAATTGGCGAAGGTCAGGTTGA